A stretch of the Streptococcus himalayensis genome encodes the following:
- a CDS encoding phospho-sugar mutase, which produces MAYQENFQTWLDFAELPAYLRDELLTMDEKTKEDAFYTNLEFGTAGMRGLIGAGTNRINIYVVRQATEGLARLIDEKGENMKKRGVAIAYDSRHFSPEFAFEAAAVLAKHGIQSYVFESLRPTPELSFAVRHLGTFAGIMITASHNPAPFNGYKVYGEDGGQMPPHDADALTDYIRTIDNPFAIEVADVEAEKTSGLIQVIGDAIDAEYLKEVKSVNINPSLIASYGKDMKIVYTPLHGTGEMLARRALAQAGFDSVQVVESQAIADSNFSTVSSPNPESQAAFALAEELGREVGADVLIATDPDADRVGVEVLQKDGSYRNLSGNQIGAIIAKYILEAHKVAGTLPENAALAKSIVSTDLVAKIAESYGATMFNVLTGFKFIAEKIQEFEEKHNHTYLFGFEESFGYLIKPFVRDKDAIQAVLMVAEIAAYYRSRGLTLADGIEEIYQEYGYFAEKTLSVTLAGVDGAEQIKAIMKKFREEKPATFNTTAITTTEDFKAQTSTDQEGTVTPLTTPPSDVLKYTLEDGSWIAVRPSGTEPKIKFYIAVVATSNEEAEAKITAIETEITAFIK; this is translated from the coding sequence ATGGCTTATCAAGAAAATTTTCAAACATGGCTGGATTTTGCAGAACTCCCAGCTTATCTCAGAGATGAATTACTCACGATGGATGAAAAAACGAAAGAGGATGCTTTTTACACCAATCTAGAATTTGGGACGGCTGGAATGCGTGGTTTGATAGGTGCAGGGACCAATCGAATCAACATCTATGTTGTTCGTCAAGCCACGGAAGGGTTGGCCCGTCTCATCGATGAAAAAGGGGAGAATATGAAAAAACGTGGGGTAGCGATTGCTTATGATTCACGTCATTTCTCACCAGAATTCGCCTTTGAGGCAGCAGCGGTTCTTGCAAAACACGGCATTCAATCCTATGTCTTTGAAAGTCTTCGTCCGACTCCAGAACTCTCCTTTGCCGTTCGTCACTTGGGTACTTTTGCAGGTATCATGATTACAGCCAGTCACAACCCTGCTCCGTTTAACGGTTATAAAGTTTATGGAGAAGATGGCGGTCAAATGCCTCCCCACGATGCGGATGCTCTCACAGATTATATTCGTACGATTGACAATCCATTTGCTATCGAGGTTGCAGATGTTGAAGCAGAAAAAACAAGCGGTTTGATTCAGGTAATTGGGGATGCGATTGACGCTGAATACCTCAAAGAAGTCAAATCGGTGAATATCAATCCAAGCTTAATTGCAAGCTACGGAAAAGACATGAAAATCGTCTATACACCCCTTCATGGTACTGGAGAAATGCTCGCACGTCGTGCCCTTGCTCAAGCAGGATTTGACTCAGTTCAAGTCGTTGAAAGCCAAGCCATCGCTGATTCAAACTTTTCAACTGTCTCCTCTCCTAACCCAGAAAGTCAGGCTGCCTTTGCTCTTGCTGAAGAATTGGGTCGGGAAGTTGGAGCTGATGTGTTGATTGCAACAGATCCAGACGCGGACCGTGTCGGGGTTGAAGTGCTTCAAAAGGACGGCAGTTATCGCAATCTTTCTGGTAACCAAATCGGAGCCATTATTGCCAAATACATCCTTGAAGCACATAAAGTTGCTGGAACCTTGCCAGAAAATGCTGCCCTTGCCAAATCCATTGTATCGACAGACTTGGTGGCAAAAATCGCTGAAAGCTATGGGGCAACCATGTTCAACGTTTTGACCGGCTTTAAGTTTATCGCTGAGAAAATTCAAGAATTCGAAGAAAAACACAACCATACCTATCTATTTGGATTTGAAGAGAGCTTTGGCTACCTCATCAAACCATTCGTTCGTGATAAAGATGCCATTCAAGCTGTTCTCATGGTCGCTGAAATCGCTGCCTACTATCGCTCTCGTGGCTTAACGCTTGCAGATGGTATTGAAGAAATCTACCAAGAATATGGTTACTTCGCTGAAAAAACACTCTCTGTCACTCTTGCTGGCGTTGATGGTGCAGAACAAATCAAGGCGATTATGAAAAAATTCCGCGAAGAAAAACCAGCGACTTTCAATACTACAGCCATTACAACGACAGAAGACTTCAAGGCTCAAACCTCAACCGACCAAGAAGGAACTGTCACACCTCTAACTACTCCGCCAAGCGATGTTTTAAAATATACGCTTGAGGACGGTTCCTGGATTGCAGTTCGTCCTTCTGGAACTGAGCCGAAAATTAAATTCTACATTGCAGTTGTTGCCACTTCAAACGAAGAAGCTGAAGCAAAAATTACAGCTATTGAAACAGAAATTACTGCGTTTATCAAATAG
- the dprA gene encoding DNA-processing protein DprA, producing the protein MEITNFFIYKLKKAGLSNQEVINVLSYVEIQAKEVSVRNMAIVSKCRNPALFIERYKNQNDELLKEEFEKFPSFSIMDDVYPWDLSEIYNPPVLLFYQGNLDLLNLPKLAVVGSRDCSQDGAQAVKKIITELQNEIVIVSGLAKGIDTAAHMAALQNGGRTIAVIGTGLDVYYPKANKKLQKYIGENHLVLSEYGPGEQPLKFHFPERNRIIAGLSRGVVVAEAKMRSGSLITCERAMEEGRDVFAIPGSIITGKSDGCHHLIQEGAKCITSGSDVLLEFQF; encoded by the coding sequence ATGGAAATTACAAATTTTTTTATTTATAAATTGAAAAAAGCAGGCTTGTCCAATCAGGAAGTGATCAATGTTTTGAGCTATGTCGAAATTCAGGCAAAAGAAGTCAGTGTTCGAAATATGGCAATTGTCTCCAAGTGCCGCAATCCTGCTCTTTTTATCGAACGTTACAAAAATCAAAATGACGAGTTATTGAAAGAAGAGTTTGAAAAGTTTCCTTCGTTTTCAATCATGGATGACGTGTATCCATGGGATTTAAGTGAAATTTATAATCCACCTGTCTTGCTCTTTTATCAAGGAAATCTAGATTTATTGAATTTGCCCAAACTAGCGGTAGTCGGTAGTCGTGACTGTAGCCAAGACGGAGCACAAGCCGTTAAAAAGATTATTACGGAATTGCAAAATGAAATCGTGATTGTCAGTGGGCTTGCTAAAGGCATTGATACAGCTGCCCACATGGCTGCGCTCCAAAATGGGGGACGAACTATTGCCGTTATCGGGACAGGATTGGATGTCTATTACCCAAAAGCTAACAAAAAATTGCAAAAGTATATTGGAGAAAATCATCTGGTGCTTAGCGAATATGGTCCAGGTGAGCAACCCTTGAAATTCCATTTTCCAGAGCGAAATCGAATTATCGCTGGCTTGAGCCGCGGGGTCGTTGTGGCAGAGGCTAAAATGCGTTCTGGAAGCCTCATTACCTGTGAGCGAGCGATGGAAGAAGGGCGAGATGTATTTGCCATTCCAGGATCCATTATCACTGGGAAAAGTGATGGGTGCCATCATTTGATTCAAGAGGGTGCAAAGTGCATTACATCAGGCTCTGACGTCCTTTTAGAGTTCCAATTTTAA
- a CDS encoding formate--tetrahydrofolate ligase, translating to MKTDIEIAQGVELQPIVDVVEKVGISYDDLELYGKYKAKLSFEKIEAVKENELGKLILVTAINPTPAGEGKSTVTIGLADALSKIGQKTMIALREPSLGPVMGIKGGAAGGGYAQVLPMEDINLHFTGDMHAITTANNALSALIDNHIHQGNSLGLDQRRIIWKRVVDLNDRALRKVTVGLGGPLNGIPREDGFDITVASEIMAILCLATDLKDLKERLASIVIGYRFDRSPVYVRDLKVEGALTLILKEALKPNLVQTIYGTPAFVHGGPFANIAHGCNSVLATSTALRLADIVVTEAGFGADLGAEKFLDIKTPNLPKAPDAVVIVATLRALKMHGGVAKEHLSEENIAAVEAGFANLKRHVENIQKYGVPAVVAINEFVTDTPAEIAILKELCAKISVPVELTSVWANGAAGGVDLAETLINTIEAQPAQYKRLYQADDSLETKIMKIVTEIYGGKGLVFEKKARTQLGEFAKHGWDKLPVCMAKTQYSFSDDPTALGAPENFDITIREFVPKLGAGFIVALTGDVMTMPGLPKLPAALNMDVAEDGTAIGLF from the coding sequence ATGAAAACAGATATTGAAATTGCACAAGGTGTGGAGTTACAGCCGATTGTTGATGTGGTTGAAAAAGTCGGGATTAGCTATGATGACTTGGAACTATATGGGAAATACAAGGCTAAATTATCCTTTGAAAAAATAGAAGCCGTCAAAGAAAATGAGCTTGGGAAACTGATTTTGGTAACAGCCATTAACCCAACGCCAGCAGGAGAAGGAAAGTCGACTGTGACCATTGGTCTAGCAGATGCGCTTTCTAAGATTGGTCAGAAAACGATGATTGCACTTCGTGAGCCGTCGCTCGGTCCTGTCATGGGAATAAAAGGCGGTGCAGCTGGTGGTGGCTATGCTCAGGTCTTGCCGATGGAGGATATTAACCTGCATTTTACAGGGGATATGCATGCGATTACCACAGCTAATAATGCTCTTTCTGCTCTGATTGACAACCATATTCATCAAGGAAATAGCTTAGGCCTTGATCAACGTAGAATTATCTGGAAACGCGTGGTAGACTTGAATGATCGGGCACTTCGTAAGGTAACAGTCGGTCTGGGTGGTCCCTTGAACGGCATTCCACGTGAGGATGGGTTTGATATTACGGTTGCCTCTGAAATCATGGCTATTCTTTGCTTGGCAACGGATTTGAAGGATTTGAAAGAGCGATTGGCGAGTATTGTCATTGGTTACCGTTTTGACCGCAGTCCAGTCTATGTGCGAGATTTGAAGGTTGAGGGTGCGCTCACCTTGATTTTGAAAGAGGCTCTAAAACCCAATCTTGTGCAGACGATTTACGGGACGCCTGCCTTTGTTCACGGTGGTCCCTTTGCCAATATTGCACATGGCTGTAATTCTGTTTTAGCGACTTCAACAGCGCTTCGTTTGGCAGATATTGTGGTAACAGAAGCGGGATTTGGGGCAGATCTTGGAGCAGAGAAATTCCTTGACATCAAAACACCAAATCTCCCTAAAGCCCCTGATGCGGTTGTGATTGTGGCAACTCTCAGAGCACTTAAGATGCATGGCGGTGTAGCAAAAGAACATCTTTCAGAAGAAAATATAGCGGCGGTGGAGGCAGGCTTTGCCAATCTCAAACGCCATGTTGAAAATATTCAAAAATATGGGGTTCCAGCAGTTGTGGCCATTAACGAATTTGTCACAGATACCCCAGCAGAAATTGCAATTTTGAAAGAACTCTGTGCAAAAATTTCTGTTCCTGTTGAACTGACAAGTGTTTGGGCAAATGGTGCAGCAGGTGGTGTGGACTTGGCTGAAACTCTCATTAACACGATTGAAGCACAACCTGCCCAGTATAAACGTCTTTATCAGGCAGATGATAGCTTGGAAACAAAAATTATGAAGATTGTGACAGAAATCTATGGTGGTAAGGGGCTTGTCTTTGAAAAGAAAGCCCGCACGCAATTGGGTGAATTTGCCAAGCACGGCTGGGACAAGTTGCCTGTTTGTATGGCCAAAACCCAGTACAGTTTTTCAGATGATCCAACTGCTCTTGGTGCCCCTGAAAACTTTGACATCACGATTCGTGAATTCGTACCAAAACTGGGAGCAGGCTTCATTGTGGCTCTGACTGGAGATGTCATGACCATGCCAGGTCTACCGAAATTGCCTGCGGCTCTGAATATGGACGTGGCAGAAGACGGAACTGCAATTGGACTCTTTTAA
- a CDS encoding GNAT family N-acetyltransferase: MLVIRTAQVTDAAAIRAIYEPYVLKTAITFDLEVPSKEDFRRKIEQINERFPFLLAEDNGQVMGYAYASTYYDKAAYDWTAELTIYLDEEKRGSGVGSALYDALENELTQRGFKNFVVCISLPNDASIAFHKKRGYEQVAHFKKVGYKFDKWHDIVWLQKSLLEE; this comes from the coding sequence ATGTTAGTGATCCGTACTGCACAGGTGACCGATGCGGCAGCTATTCGAGCGATTTATGAGCCTTATGTGCTCAAAACAGCGATTACTTTTGACTTGGAGGTACCTAGCAAAGAGGATTTCCGGCGAAAAATAGAGCAGATAAACGAGCGTTTCCCCTTTCTCCTTGCTGAAGATAACGGGCAGGTCATGGGCTATGCTTACGCTTCTACTTACTATGATAAAGCCGCTTACGATTGGACGGCAGAATTAACGATTTATCTGGACGAGGAAAAGCGTGGTTCAGGCGTGGGGAGCGCTTTGTACGATGCCTTGGAAAATGAATTGACCCAGCGTGGATTTAAGAACTTTGTAGTCTGCATTTCTCTGCCCAATGATGCCAGTATTGCCTTTCATAAGAAGCGTGGGTATGAGCAGGTGGCCCATTTTAAAAAGGTTGGCTACAAATTTGACAAATGGCATGATATTGTTTGGTTACAAAAGAGTTTATTGGAGGAATAA
- the coaC gene encoding phosphopantothenoylcysteine decarboxylase: MKRITLAVTGSISAYKAADLTSQLTKAGFEVTVLMTEAATQFITPLTLQVLSKQLVHTDVMAEPFPDKVNHIELAKQTDLFLVAPATANTIAKLAHGFADNIVTTLALALPKGTPKVLAPAMNTAMYENSLTQANLETLKKVGYQLIDPRETLLACGDYGKGALADLPFILETVKEIIHEKTI; encoded by the coding sequence ATGAAACGAATTACCTTAGCTGTTACTGGCAGTATTTCAGCCTATAAAGCTGCAGATTTGACCAGTCAACTCACCAAGGCTGGCTTTGAAGTGACCGTTCTGATGACAGAAGCTGCGACACAATTTATCACGCCTTTAACCTTGCAAGTGCTGTCCAAACAACTGGTTCACACGGATGTTATGGCCGAACCCTTTCCTGATAAGGTGAATCATATCGAACTCGCAAAACAAACGGATTTGTTCCTTGTTGCCCCTGCAACGGCCAATACAATTGCCAAATTAGCTCACGGATTTGCAGACAATATCGTCACGACCCTTGCCTTGGCCCTTCCTAAAGGGACTCCGAAGGTACTTGCCCCAGCCATGAATACAGCTATGTATGAAAACAGCCTGACCCAAGCAAATCTTGAAACTCTAAAAAAAGTTGGTTATCAACTAATAGACCCGCGGGAAACCTTGCTCGCCTGTGGAGACTATGGTAAGGGTGCTCTTGCAGATCTCCCGTTCATCCTTGAAACTGTGAAGGAAATTATTCATGAAAAAACAATCTAA
- a CDS encoding metal-sulfur cluster assembly factor, which translates to MAYTEEQVHEIQERIFHALEEVIDPELGIDIVNLGLIYEIRFDGETGHTEIDMTLTTMGCPLADLLTDQIYDAMKYVPEVTKVDVKLVWYPAWTVEKMSRYARIALGIR; encoded by the coding sequence ATGGCTTATACAGAAGAGCAAGTCCATGAAATTCAAGAACGAATTTTTCATGCTTTAGAAGAGGTCATCGACCCAGAATTAGGGATTGATATCGTCAATCTGGGTCTTATCTATGAGATTCGTTTTGATGGAGAAACGGGTCATACAGAAATTGATATGACGTTGACCACCATGGGCTGCCCTCTGGCGGATCTTTTGACGGACCAGATTTATGACGCGATGAAATATGTTCCAGAAGTTACCAAGGTTGATGTCAAACTCGTTTGGTATCCTGCTTGGACAGTTGAAAAAATGAGTCGTTATGCAAGAATTGCCTTAGGCATTCGCTAA
- the traF gene encoding conjugal transfer protein TraF has translation MNFNPIVDGLEQQSVEDIRAIIANQETATFFLGRTTCPYCHRFAQTLATVLEETTATVYFVPSDNVEDAQNLQEFRQTYNIPTVPAFIHIENGELQVRCDSSMTAEEIKSFAHL, from the coding sequence ATGAATTTTAACCCAATTGTTGATGGACTGGAACAACAATCAGTTGAAGACATCCGTGCCATCATAGCCAACCAAGAGACAGCAACCTTCTTTTTAGGGCGTACTACCTGCCCCTACTGCCATCGCTTTGCTCAGACCCTAGCAACAGTTTTAGAGGAGACGACAGCGACTGTTTACTTTGTCCCTAGCGATAATGTAGAAGATGCTCAAAATCTCCAAGAATTCCGACAAACCTACAATATTCCGACTGTTCCAGCCTTTATTCATATCGAAAATGGAGAACTTCAAGTCCGTTGTGACTCCTCTATGACCGCAGAAGAAATCAAATCCTTTGCACATCTATAA
- a CDS encoding ECF transporter S component → MKKQSNLAPIAIFFSVMLVLHLMSSVIFNILPVPIKPTIIHIPVIIASILYGPRVGASLGFLMGMISLMTNTLVLLPTSYLFSPFVPNGRLVSAIIALVPRILIGITPHYTYKSIKGKTGLALAGGLGSLTNTIFVLGGIFFLFSNVYKGNIQLLLASVISTNSVAEIFLSILLTMTIVPRLQKIQK, encoded by the coding sequence ATGAAAAAACAATCTAACCTTGCTCCCATTGCTATCTTTTTTTCCGTCATGCTCGTTCTTCACTTGATGAGTTCGGTCATTTTCAATATCCTGCCAGTCCCAATCAAGCCAACCATCATCCATATTCCAGTTATTATCGCAAGTATCCTTTATGGACCGCGTGTTGGAGCTAGCCTCGGATTTTTGATGGGCATGATTAGCCTGATGACTAACACACTCGTCCTCTTGCCGACCAGCTACCTCTTTAGCCCCTTTGTTCCAAATGGTCGTCTAGTTTCAGCTATCATCGCCTTAGTTCCAAGGATTTTAATTGGCATAACCCCTCACTATACCTATAAGTCTATAAAAGGAAAAACAGGTCTAGCTCTAGCAGGAGGTCTTGGTTCGCTGACCAATACAATCTTTGTGCTAGGCGGCATCTTCTTCTTATTTTCAAATGTCTACAAGGGAAATATCCAGTTGCTACTGGCTTCTGTCATCTCAACCAACTCTGTTGCTGAGATTTTCCTCTCTATTTTACTGACCATGACCATTGTCCCTCGGTTGCAAAAAATACAAAAATAA
- a CDS encoding phosphopantothenate--cysteine ligase encodes MKILITSGGTSEKIDQVRSITNHSTGQLGSILARYFSEKGDEVTLITTKKAIKPEARSNLTIQLIENVNDLLETLEPLVKTHQVLIHAMAVSDYTPVYMADFEQVQKARDLQAFLHQENQESKISSSSDYQVLFLKKTPKIISYVKDWNPTISLIGFKLLVDVSREELLDVARRSLIHNQADLIVANDLADIGTEQHRAYLVERDKVTPVATKEEIAQTLYSYIHRRKAL; translated from the coding sequence ATGAAAATTTTGATTACATCTGGAGGAACTTCTGAAAAAATTGATCAAGTTCGCTCCATAACCAATCACTCTACTGGTCAACTAGGTAGTATTCTGGCTCGTTATTTCTCAGAAAAAGGAGATGAGGTCACCTTGATTACGACCAAAAAAGCAATCAAACCAGAAGCTCGGTCTAATCTGACTATTCAACTCATTGAAAATGTGAATGACCTGTTAGAAACGCTTGAGCCACTCGTGAAAACACATCAGGTTTTGATTCATGCCATGGCAGTCTCTGATTATACACCAGTCTATATGGCTGATTTTGAACAGGTTCAAAAAGCAAGGGATTTGCAGGCATTTTTGCATCAAGAAAATCAGGAAAGTAAGATTTCCTCAAGTTCAGACTACCAGGTCCTCTTTCTCAAAAAAACTCCTAAAATTATCAGTTATGTCAAGGATTGGAATCCAACTATTTCCCTCATTGGCTTTAAATTATTAGTCGATGTGTCTCGAGAAGAATTACTAGATGTCGCACGCAGAAGTCTTATCCATAATCAAGCAGACTTGATTGTTGCCAATGATTTGGCAGATATTGGTACAGAGCAGCACCGTGCCTACTTGGTCGAACGAGATAAGGTCACTCCTGTTGCAACCAAAGAGGAGATTGCTCAAACTCTTTATTCTTATATACATAGAAGGAAGGCACTATGA
- a CDS encoding DNA alkylation repair protein gives MRVEELQDQLKAVASVEDAEKMTAYLRNQFPFLGVRAGLRRKISKEFFKPYQKKPIDWNFVEQAWANPYREIHYAAIDYLATNKRKLTPEDLPRLKTLITTHSWWDSVDGLDKIAGEIAFSYPKAKSVLLDWSVSDNIWLRRVAIDHQLLRKQDTDTELLEQIVVNNLGQTEFFINKAIGWSLRDYSKVNPAWVRDFIAKYEEKMAPLSIREASKYI, from the coding sequence ATGCGGGTAGAAGAACTTCAAGACCAATTGAAGGCAGTTGCGTCTGTCGAAGATGCAGAAAAAATGACTGCCTACCTTCGAAACCAATTTCCTTTTTTGGGTGTGAGAGCTGGCTTACGCAGGAAAATCAGCAAGGAATTTTTCAAGCCTTATCAGAAGAAACCTATTGATTGGAACTTTGTCGAGCAGGCATGGGCTAATCCCTATCGTGAAATCCATTATGCAGCAATTGATTACCTGGCTACGAATAAACGAAAGTTGACGCCTGAGGATTTGCCTCGCTTGAAAACCTTGATTACAACGCATTCATGGTGGGACTCAGTCGATGGATTGGATAAAATTGCGGGGGAGATTGCTTTTTCCTATCCCAAAGCCAAGTCTGTTTTACTGGACTGGAGTGTTTCGGATAATATCTGGTTGCGTAGGGTTGCGATTGACCACCAACTATTGCGCAAGCAAGATACAGATACGGAGTTGTTAGAGCAAATAGTGGTCAATAACCTCGGTCAAACAGAGTTTTTCATCAATAAAGCGATTGGCTGGAGTTTACGCGATTATTCCAAAGTCAATCCAGCTTGGGTGAGGGACTTCATTGCCAAATATGAGGAGAAAATGGCACCTCTCAGCATTCGTGAAGCAAGTAAGTATATATAA
- a CDS encoding DUF5052 family protein: MKKKWLKLALVLSLSVGVLAGCQSIQNWWKNTEAEWKGLEMTVRTYDENSQLIDQMSGKSLSMSRNEEFDSVDSEGNSKGDSSVLKITLGKYEIDHVGSSLIAVEDGLEDLFLKYQKNATADDQQAAVPILNRMVSKFKNDFTGKAKVILIRSQNGTPLATYAGNKVSLYASDAPKTSELLIDGKRLIIYRCDYTIYDRELLER; this comes from the coding sequence ATGAAAAAGAAATGGTTGAAACTAGCTTTAGTGCTCAGTTTATCGGTTGGAGTATTGGCAGGCTGTCAATCCATTCAGAACTGGTGGAAAAATACTGAGGCAGAGTGGAAAGGGCTTGAGATGACGGTGCGGACCTATGATGAAAATTCTCAACTCATCGATCAAATGTCTGGGAAATCCTTATCCATGTCTCGAAATGAAGAGTTTGATTCAGTGGATAGCGAAGGCAATTCAAAGGGAGATAGTTCCGTTTTGAAAATCACTTTGGGTAAATACGAAATTGACCACGTGGGGTCATCCTTGATTGCAGTCGAAGATGGTTTAGAAGATCTTTTCTTGAAATACCAGAAAAATGCGACCGCTGATGACCAACAAGCAGCAGTTCCAATACTGAACCGCATGGTTTCGAAATTTAAAAATGACTTTACTGGAAAGGCAAAAGTGATTTTGATTCGCTCACAAAATGGGACACCGCTTGCGACCTACGCAGGAAATAAGGTTTCCTTGTACGCTTCTGATGCACCAAAGACTTCAGAACTGCTAATTGACGGCAAACGCTTGATTATTTACCGCTGTGACTACACTATTTATGATAGGGAGTTGTTGGAGAGATGA